The DNA segment CATCCGCATGGCGGTTGATGTCCCGCATTGATTTTTCGCCTCGCATGAGCTTTGCGTATTGCTCGTTTAAGTCACTTAGGTCGATAGTAAAAAGTTCTAAAAACTTCTTGGCTGGCGGGTTTTGTTCAAGAAATTTATTGTTTGCGACAACACGAATATTTGCAACGCTGAAGCCCATATCAATTGGGTTTGTTGCTGCACCTTCAACATCTTTCAAGTGCATAAGCTCAAGTTCTTCTTTGGAGTCGGTGTTTGGAATATTAAACGGAACATTAATCCAGACAACGTCTTTTCCCGGCACCAGTCTGTAGACAGTCCAGCTTGGTGTCCATGTATAGTAGAATATAGGCTCACCGCTTTTGTATGAGGCGATATTAGCTGCCATTGCTGCTTGATATGATGCACTTACCTGCTCAACATGGTCCTTAAGTCCATACTTCTCAATATGCATCTGGATGACTTTTACAGTATTCCATCCATGTGGGGCGCCGGTTAAGTCGGCCTTACCATCTCCATCCTTATCAAATGCTTTACGAACTTCAGGACGTTTGAAGTCCTCAAGAGATTTGATGTTCAGGCTTTCTGCATGCTTTTTATCTACAAGGTAACCTTGTAGAGCTTGCTTTTTAAGTACGTATCCGATTGCAGAAATAGAATCTTTGTATTTATTAAGGTGGTTTTCATAAAGTGGGAACCAACCGTTTGGCCAGTAATCTACATCCCCTAGTGTTAGACTCTTAAAGAACAGTGCAACAGGAAGTTCTTTAGTTTTCTCTACGGTATACCCTAGTTCACGCAGTCCCTTTTCAATAATAACTGCATGGAAGTAGCCTGTTGTCCATGTAGCACGTGCAGGGCGGATGGTGATTCCTTTACCAGGATGAGGGTTAACTGCAAAAGCGGGAATAGACATGGATAGAATGAGTAGGGTCAGTAAAAACTTTTTAATCATCGTGGTAATATCCTACAATGTTAAAGGGTTTTCAGTGTGTCGCAGGGGATTTTCGGCTTAGCTTCGTTTTTTACAAGCCTGCAAGGAGCTTGTTCAGAGCAGGTTCGTTACACCGTTGGATCAGAAAGGCATTTTTTGCACCATGAGGATATGCACTATGCAAAGTCGGTCTTACGTAGTTGAGCCGACATAATGCTGAGTAATAGCCGAGAATGCGTAAAGTACGCCGCAGAGCACGATAATGCGCGGTGAAGGGAAGATAAACTAAGGGGAAGTGCGACGAATGTATTGCATAATAAGACGAGGTCTTATTTTTCGGTTGCTTATAAACATAGCAGCCTAATCAAAAAAAAAGGGGTTGTGTAGTGAAAATCAAATAAAAATATATAACTAGATGTAGAAGTGATGAATACTTGAGTTTGGTAGGCGCTTAGTAATTTTAAGAAGAGAAAATTGAATTGAGAACGGAGTGTAGCGTAGTTCGATTTTGCTTTTTTTGCAGACGGGATGGTGACATGGCATCAATGTTCCGTTGTGCGATAGATTCAATTAGTTCATCAACAAGAACAGGCTGTTTTTTCGTTATATAAGAATTTTGTGTAGGACATTGTGGTAACAATGTAGTGTGGGGGGAAGAAGTGTTTTTATCAGGAGAACAGTTTTCTTGAAGTAGGGGGTGTGGAGTGCGTTTTTTCATAATGAAAGAGTGACGGAAGAGGGAAAGAAAATCAAGCTTAGGTAGTGAGGGAATAAAAAAGGGTCTACCCAATGGGCAGACCCTAATTTTTTCAGAAGAACAGGGACTACAGAGTACCAGCTTCTTTTTTCACATCGATAGCGATCTTCCAGAGGATAGACACTACGAATGCGCCCACTGCAAAGATGCCGAGAGAGATCAGCAGCTCAGGTACAGTTGGTGCGTAGGTAGCCCAGGTTTCAAATGGAGATGGTGCGAAACCACCGATGATGAGACCAAGACCTTTGTCAATCCAGGTAGCGAGAACGAGCATGCCGAGAGCCCATGGAAGGATCTTCATGTTTTCACGCAGGGAGGTAGGAATGAGCAGAACGAGGCTAGCGATAGCCAGGATTGCACCAATCCACATCCAGTAAGTTACCCAAGGGAGACCCTGCTCGGTACCTGCAAAGAGGTAGTGGAGCGGATGCATGTGGCCAGGAATGTTACTGTAGAAGGCTGTAAATACTTCACAGAGGAACAGGAACACGTTGAGGCACATTGCGTAGGTGATAATGAGGGTAAGAGTCTTGATAGCTTCTTTACCAATCTCAAATTTAGCAATTTTCTTCACGATCATAAGAAGGAGAAGAAGAAGAGCTGGACCTGCGCAGAATGCAGAAGCAAGGAATCGAGCTGCAAGAACAGCGGTGAGCCAGTAATGACGACCCGGGAGACCCTGAGACAAGAACGCAGTTACGGTGTGGATAGAGAACGCCCAAATTAC comes from the Halodesulfovibrio marinisediminis DSM 17456 genome and includes:
- the proX gene encoding glycine betaine/L-proline ABC transporter substrate-binding protein ProX encodes the protein MIKKFLLTLLILSMSIPAFAVNPHPGKGITIRPARATWTTGYFHAVIIEKGLRELGYTVEKTKELPVALFFKSLTLGDVDYWPNGWFPLYENHLNKYKDSISAIGYVLKKQALQGYLVDKKHAESLNIKSLEDFKRPEVRKAFDKDGDGKADLTGAPHGWNTVKVIQMHIEKYGLKDHVEQVSASYQAAMAANIASYKSGEPIFYYTWTPSWTVYRLVPGKDVVWINVPFNIPNTDSKEELELMHLKDVEGAATNPIDMGFSVANIRVVANNKFLEQNPPAKKFLELFTIDLSDLNEQYAKLMRGEKSMRDINRHADEWIENNQDTWNNWLDQARRTVE
- the dsrP gene encoding sulfate reduction electron transfer complex DsrMKJOP subunit DsrP gives rise to the protein MLEKVLKGSPKYYMWLAFLGGIIGIGAITYLFQLQYGLGLTGMNRDVTWGFYIAQFTYLVGIAASAVMLVLPAYFHGYKQFKKIIIFGEFMAIGAVIMCMLFIVVDMGMPQRMLNVMLHPTLNSVMFYDMMVLIGYLCLNAIIGWKTLECERFQVAYPNWVKYLIYTSVIWAFSIHTVTAFLSQGLPGRHYWLTAVLAARFLASAFCAGPALLLLLLMIVKKIAKFEIGKEAIKTLTLIITYAMCLNVFLFLCEVFTAFYSNIPGHMHPLHYLFAGTEQGLPWVTYWMWIGAILAIASLVLLIPTSLRENMKILPWALGMLVLATWIDKGLGLIIGGFAPSPFETWATYAPTVPELLISLGIFAVGAFVVSILWKIAIDVKKEAGTL